A part of Micromonospora chersina genomic DNA contains:
- a CDS encoding cytochrome b N-terminal domain-containing protein → MKRRKFDAAALPAKSAGAVDDRFQVATPLRKLLNKVFPDHWSFLLGEIALFSFVVLLLTGVFLTFFYEPAMTEVVYDGSYAPLRGTPMSAAYASSLDLSFDVRGGLVMRQMHHWAALLFMASIVVHMLRVFFTGAFRKPRETNWIIGSLLFWVGFLAGFTGYSLPDDGLSGTGLRIASGIMLSIPVIGSWVTSSIFGGEFPGTIIISRFFIAHVLLIPGLLVALISVHLGLVFKQKHTQWPGPGRTNENVVGERMFPRYALKQGGFFMVVFGVIALMGGLFQINPIWYFGPYEAWVVSAASQPDWYVMFLDGSTRLMPAWEISIPIGDGYVIPPLFWPTVVLPGILVMISLFYPFLEARRLKDYKHHNLLQRPRDVPARTAAGAMAVAFFIVLTLSGGNDVIADKFHISLNAMTWAGRIGLLVVPPIAYYLTYRICLGLQQHDREVLAHGVETGIIKRLPDGRFVEVHQPLTPTDGHDGHGPALDYVGWVVPKKMNRLGALGPAIRGFFYPIEKPAEAPVSPGHPPVEPRPEREEIGSGESRR, encoded by the coding sequence ATGAAGCGCCGAAAGTTTGATGCGGCCGCGCTGCCGGCCAAGAGCGCCGGGGCGGTGGACGACCGCTTCCAGGTGGCGACCCCGCTGCGCAAGCTGCTGAACAAGGTCTTCCCCGACCACTGGTCCTTCCTGCTGGGCGAGATCGCGCTCTTCTCGTTCGTCGTCCTGCTGCTGACCGGCGTCTTCCTGACGTTCTTCTACGAGCCGGCGATGACCGAGGTGGTCTACGACGGCAGCTACGCCCCGCTGCGGGGCACCCCGATGTCGGCCGCCTACGCCTCCAGCCTGGACCTGTCGTTCGACGTCCGGGGCGGTCTGGTCATGCGGCAGATGCACCACTGGGCGGCGCTGCTGTTCATGGCGTCGATCGTGGTGCACATGCTGCGGGTGTTCTTCACCGGCGCGTTCCGCAAGCCGCGGGAGACCAACTGGATCATCGGCTCGCTGCTGTTCTGGGTGGGCTTCCTCGCCGGTTTCACCGGCTACTCGCTGCCGGACGACGGCCTCTCCGGCACCGGCCTGCGGATCGCCTCCGGCATCATGCTGTCGATCCCGGTGATCGGGTCCTGGGTCACCTCGTCGATCTTCGGCGGGGAGTTCCCGGGCACCATCATCATCAGCCGGTTCTTCATCGCCCACGTGCTGCTCATCCCGGGCCTGCTGGTGGCGCTGATCAGCGTCCACCTGGGCCTGGTCTTCAAGCAGAAGCACACCCAGTGGCCCGGCCCCGGCCGGACCAACGAGAACGTGGTCGGCGAGCGGATGTTCCCGCGCTACGCGCTCAAGCAGGGCGGCTTCTTCATGGTCGTCTTCGGCGTGATCGCGCTGATGGGTGGCCTGTTCCAGATCAACCCGATCTGGTACTTCGGCCCGTACGAGGCGTGGGTGGTTTCGGCCGCCAGCCAGCCCGACTGGTACGTCATGTTCCTCGACGGCTCGACCCGACTCATGCCGGCCTGGGAGATCAGCATCCCGATCGGGGACGGCTACGTGATCCCGCCGCTGTTCTGGCCGACCGTCGTGCTTCCCGGCATCCTGGTGATGATCTCCCTGTTCTACCCGTTCCTGGAGGCGCGCCGCCTCAAGGACTACAAGCACCACAACCTGCTCCAGCGGCCCCGGGACGTGCCGGCCCGGACCGCGGCTGGCGCGATGGCCGTGGCGTTCTTCATCGTGCTGACCCTCTCGGGCGGCAACGACGTCATCGCCGACAAGTTCCACATCAGCCTGAACGCGATGACCTGGGCGGGCCGGATCGGCCTGCTTGTCGTCCCGCCGATCGCCTACTACCTCACCTACCGGATCTGCCTGGGTCTCCAGCAGCACGACCGGGAGGTGCTGGCCCACGGCGTGGAGACCGGCATCATCAAGCGGCTGCCCGACGGCCGGTTCGTCGAGGTCCACCAGCCGCTCACCCCGACCGACGGGCACGACGGCCACGGCCCCGCGCTGGACTACGTCGGCTGGGTGGTGCCGAAGAAGATGAACCGGCTCGGGGCCCTCGGCCCGGCCATCCGGGGCTTCTTCTACCCGATCGAGAAGCCGGCCGAGGCGCCGGTCTCGCCGGGGCACCCGCCGGTCGAGCCCCGACCGGAGCGGGAGGAGATCGGCAGCGGCGAGAGCCGCCGCTGA
- a CDS encoding DUF4142 domain-containing protein, with the protein MLGIKRLGLLAALVLVGLAPAAAAQAAAQPSTQDSQYLQAVHQVNLFEITAGNLAQQKGQNQQVKDLGKMFVTDHTQLDQTVQSTAQQLNVQLPSDPTADQQKVLDRLNNLSGAEFDKAWVTAQLAGHVQAIQATQTEISQGSEQSVVQIAQDALPVLQAHYDALVALAQTLGVPVPQTSGSGTPSPGGTGTESPAPGGTESPAPGGTGTEAPAPGTTETPAPGQS; encoded by the coding sequence ATGTTGGGAATCAAACGCCTGGGCCTGCTGGCCGCGCTGGTGCTCGTGGGGCTGGCGCCGGCCGCGGCGGCCCAGGCCGCGGCACAGCCGTCGACGCAGGACAGCCAGTACCTGCAGGCGGTGCACCAGGTGAACCTGTTCGAGATCACCGCCGGTAACCTGGCGCAGCAGAAGGGCCAGAACCAGCAGGTCAAGGACCTGGGCAAGATGTTCGTCACGGACCACACCCAGCTGGACCAGACGGTGCAGTCCACCGCCCAGCAGCTCAACGTCCAGCTGCCGTCCGACCCGACGGCCGACCAGCAGAAGGTCCTGGACCGGCTGAACAACCTGAGCGGCGCCGAGTTCGACAAGGCGTGGGTGACCGCCCAGTTGGCCGGCCACGTCCAGGCCATCCAGGCGACCCAGACCGAGATCTCGCAGGGTTCCGAGCAGTCGGTGGTCCAGATCGCCCAGGACGCCCTGCCGGTCCTCCAGGCGCACTACGACGCGCTGGTGGCCCTGGCCCAGACCCTGGGCGTCCCGGTCCCGCAGACCAGCGGCAGCGGCACGCCCAGCCCGGGCGGCACCGGCACCGAGTCGCCGGCTCCGGGCGGCACCGAGTCGCCGGCCCCGGGTGGCACCGGCACCGAGGCGCCCGCTCCGGGCACCACGGAGACCCCGGCGCCCGGCCAGAGCTGA
- a CDS encoding Lrp/AsnC family transcriptional regulator, which yields MITAIVLIDCATDSIPEVAETLANLPGVSEVYSVAGHVDLIAMVRVREFEQIAQVIAGSISKVPGVINTESHIAFRAYSQHDLEEAFAIGLANAD from the coding sequence GTGATCACCGCGATCGTGCTGATCGACTGCGCCACCGACTCCATTCCCGAGGTGGCCGAGACGCTGGCCAACCTGCCCGGCGTCAGCGAGGTCTACTCGGTGGCCGGGCACGTCGACCTGATCGCCATGGTCCGGGTCCGCGAGTTCGAGCAGATCGCCCAGGTCATCGCCGGCAGCATCTCCAAGGTGCCCGGGGTCATCAACACCGAGTCGCACATCGCGTTCCGCGCCTACTCCCAGCACGACCTGGAGGAGGCGTTCGCGATCGGGCTGGCCAACGCCGACTGA
- a CDS encoding nucleotidyltransferase family protein — MTAPATGPGWRAAVDVCAVVLAAGEGTRLRPLTAHLPKALCPVGNVPLLDRALDRLAGLGLAGPDRVAVNACYLGGQVVAHVGARAHLSVEPGDPLGTAGGLGNLRDWIAGRGVLVGNADAYLADPDTPPGPDVAALLDGWDGRSVRLLGQPADDPAAPGTFDGHRFVGFSLLPWRLVRELPAAFGDLVRAVWRPAEAAGALTVVPWRGTFYDTGTPADYLAANLHAAGPGGLVDPSATVDGPVTRSVVGAGAVVRGAVDRSVVWPGATVAAGERLSQVIRAGGDLTVPAAP, encoded by the coding sequence GTGACCGCTCCCGCGACCGGGCCCGGCTGGCGCGCCGCCGTGGACGTCTGCGCCGTGGTGCTCGCCGCCGGCGAGGGCACGCGGCTGCGCCCGCTCACCGCGCACCTGCCGAAGGCGCTCTGCCCGGTCGGCAACGTGCCGCTGCTCGACCGGGCGCTGGACCGGCTGGCCGGGCTGGGCCTGGCCGGGCCGGACCGGGTCGCGGTGAACGCCTGCTACCTGGGCGGGCAGGTGGTGGCGCACGTGGGCGCCCGCGCGCACCTGTCGGTCGAGCCGGGCGACCCGCTCGGCACCGCCGGCGGGCTGGGCAACCTGCGCGACTGGATCGCCGGGCGGGGGGTGCTGGTCGGCAACGCCGACGCGTACCTCGCCGACCCGGACACCCCGCCGGGGCCGGACGTGGCGGCGCTGCTGGACGGCTGGGACGGGCGGAGCGTACGCCTGCTCGGCCAGCCGGCCGACGACCCGGCGGCGCCCGGCACCTTCGACGGCCACCGGTTCGTGGGGTTCTCACTGCTGCCGTGGCGGCTGGTCCGGGAGCTGCCGGCGGCCTTCGGCGACCTGGTCCGGGCGGTGTGGCGACCGGCGGAGGCGGCCGGCGCGCTCACCGTCGTCCCCTGGCGGGGCACCTTCTACGACACCGGCACCCCGGCCGACTACCTGGCCGCGAACCTGCACGCCGCCGGCCCCGGCGGCCTGGTCGACCCGTCCGCCACGGTCGACGGGCCGGTGACCCGCTCGGTGGTCGGGGCGGGCGCCGTCGTGCGCGGGGCGGTGGACCGGTCGGTCGTGTGGCCCGGCGCGACGGTCGCCGCGGGCGAACGCCTCAGCCAGGTGATCCGGGCCGGCGGCGACCTCACCGTCCCGGCGGCCCCGTGA
- a CDS encoding NUDIX hydrolase translates to MIPRARATGRALGYQIFYRLPVPLRRRLVRLAVPKYIVGAVTLVRDAEAEGAGRILLLRQPPGHSWTLPAGLLQRGEAPVVGAARELYEESGIRLSPERLRPAVPNAVVHAKGWVDVVFEAEVPASRTELAVDGAEVFEAAWHPLDDLPRLSRATANLLRHYGIGPRAGEVPPAAPPAA, encoded by the coding sequence ATGATCCCCCGCGCGCGTGCCACCGGACGGGCCCTCGGCTACCAGATCTTCTACCGGCTGCCGGTGCCGCTGCGGCGCCGGCTGGTCCGGCTCGCCGTGCCGAAGTACATCGTCGGCGCGGTCACCCTGGTGCGGGACGCCGAGGCCGAGGGGGCGGGCCGGATCCTGCTGCTGCGCCAGCCGCCCGGCCACAGCTGGACCCTCCCGGCCGGGCTGCTGCAGCGCGGCGAGGCGCCGGTGGTCGGGGCGGCCCGCGAGCTGTACGAGGAGTCCGGCATCCGGCTCTCCCCCGAGCGGCTCCGGCCGGCCGTGCCGAACGCCGTGGTGCACGCCAAGGGCTGGGTGGACGTGGTCTTCGAGGCCGAGGTGCCGGCGTCCCGCACCGAACTGGCGGTGGACGGCGCCGAGGTCTTCGAGGCCGCCTGGCACCCGCTGGACGACCTGCCCCGGCTGAGCCGGGCCACCGCCAACCTGCTCCGCCACTACGGCATCGGCCCGCGCGCGGGTGAGGTCCCGCCGGCGGCGCCACCCGCCGCGTGA
- a CDS encoding RelA/SpoT family protein, whose product MDVDAGHGAALGGALPTQPGELPLSRRLRSLLTWPTTDGDPVTALVRAHRGIHPSADASVLRRAYTIAENMHRGQFRKSGEPYITHPLAVAQICADLGMDTTTLVAALLHDTVEDTRYTLQALQEDFGRQVAHLVDGVTKFDKAFYGKAAEAETVRKMIVAAGKDVRVLIIKLADRLHNMRTLGVRSAASRERIARKTQEVLVPLCDRLGIQTLKRELDDVVLLHLRPEEHARIARFVHDRPGWDAYLDDVVTKTRVALRRSRVDAEVGPRPRHLYSIWKDTVAGDHAAPYDLPRIAIVVDGPATDCYAALGAVHGLWRPVPGRFKDFIASPKNNLYRSLHTSVCGPQDRTVEVLIRTEEMHRSAEYGVAAHYRFPRATGRAGDRADELAWLRRVLDWEQETVDPTQFMESLRCDLAEAQIQVVADGRQVVLPAGATPVDLAYELGTERGDHCLAARINGRLAPLSSELEEGDVVEIFTESDAESGFEADVAPRGPRREWLGFVKSPHAQMQINRWFAEHTEPGISIADKVRLGRATIGLALRKHDRGLASDLPLLRLSEELGYPDLETLLVAVFDRTVEPDTVVRQLIDLVDHRQ is encoded by the coding sequence GTGGACGTCGACGCCGGACACGGCGCCGCCCTGGGCGGCGCCCTTCCGACCCAGCCCGGCGAGCTGCCGCTCTCCCGCCGGCTGCGCTCCCTGCTCACCTGGCCCACCACCGACGGCGACCCGGTCACCGCGCTGGTCCGCGCCCATCGCGGCATCCATCCCAGCGCCGACGCGTCGGTCCTGCGGCGGGCCTACACGATCGCCGAGAACATGCACCGCGGCCAGTTCCGCAAGAGCGGCGAGCCGTACATCACCCATCCCCTCGCGGTCGCCCAGATCTGCGCCGACCTCGGGATGGACACCACCACCCTGGTCGCCGCCCTGCTGCACGACACCGTCGAGGACACCCGCTACACCCTCCAGGCGCTCCAGGAGGACTTCGGCCGTCAGGTGGCCCACCTGGTCGACGGGGTGACCAAGTTCGACAAGGCGTTCTACGGCAAGGCCGCCGAGGCGGAGACCGTCCGCAAGATGATCGTGGCGGCCGGCAAGGACGTCCGGGTCCTGATCATCAAGCTGGCCGACCGGCTGCACAACATGCGCACCCTCGGGGTCCGTTCGGCCGCCTCCCGGGAGCGGATCGCCCGCAAGACCCAGGAGGTGCTCGTCCCGCTCTGCGACCGGCTGGGCATCCAGACCCTCAAACGCGAGCTGGACGACGTGGTGCTGCTGCACCTGCGACCGGAGGAGCACGCGCGGATCGCCCGCTTCGTGCACGACCGGCCGGGCTGGGACGCCTACCTGGACGACGTGGTGACGAAGACGCGGGTGGCGCTGCGCCGCAGCCGCGTGGACGCCGAGGTCGGTCCCCGCCCCCGGCACCTCTACTCGATCTGGAAGGACACGGTGGCCGGCGACCACGCCGCGCCCTACGACCTGCCCCGCATCGCCATCGTGGTGGACGGCCCGGCCACCGACTGCTACGCCGCGCTCGGCGCGGTGCACGGGCTCTGGCGGCCGGTGCCGGGCCGCTTCAAGGACTTCATCGCCTCACCCAAGAACAACCTCTACCGCTCCCTGCACACCAGCGTCTGCGGCCCGCAGGACCGGACCGTCGAGGTGCTGATCCGCACCGAGGAGATGCACCGCTCCGCGGAGTACGGCGTCGCCGCCCACTACCGCTTCCCGCGTGCCACCGGCCGGGCGGGCGACCGGGCGGACGAGCTGGCCTGGCTGCGCCGGGTGCTCGACTGGGAGCAGGAGACGGTCGACCCCACCCAGTTCATGGAGTCGCTCCGCTGTGACCTGGCCGAGGCGCAGATCCAGGTGGTCGCCGACGGGCGGCAGGTGGTGCTGCCGGCCGGGGCCACCCCGGTCGACCTCGCCTACGAGCTGGGCACCGAGCGGGGCGACCACTGTCTCGCCGCGCGGATCAACGGCCGGTTGGCCCCGCTCTCCTCCGAACTGGAGGAGGGCGACGTGGTGGAGATCTTCACCGAGAGCGACGCGGAGAGCGGCTTCGAGGCCGACGTGGCGCCGCGCGGGCCGCGCCGCGAGTGGCTCGGCTTCGTGAAGTCCCCGCACGCCCAGATGCAGATCAACCGCTGGTTCGCCGAGCACACCGAGCCGGGCATCTCGATCGCCGACAAGGTCCGTCTCGGCCGGGCCACCATCGGCCTGGCGCTGCGCAAGCACGACCGGGGCCTGGCCAGCGACCTGCCGCTGCTGCGGCTCTCCGAGGAGCTGGGCTACCCCGACCTGGAGACCCTGCTCGTGGCGGTCTTCGACCGCACCGTCGAGCCGGACACGGTGGTCCGGCAGCTGATCGATCTGGTCGACCACCGGCAGTAG
- a CDS encoding DEDD exonuclease domain-containing protein → MTRAEYVQEALAGLDRAAGTGVDPALPLYATTFVVVDLETTGGAPDGGGITEIGAVKVRGGEELGVLATLVNPGVPIPPFITVLTGITQAMLLPAPPIEQVLPSFLEFITDAVLVAHNAPYDVGFLKAACARHGYPWPNPRVLDTAALARRVLTRDEVPNRKLGTLAAYFRTATQPTHRALDDAKATVDVLHGLIGRLGGHRVDTVGEAIEFARAVTPTQRRKRHLAEGLPKVPGVYIFRAADDRPLYVGTSGDIATRVRSYFTAGEKRARISEMLAAAERVEAVECAHSLEAEVRELRLIAAHAPPYNRRSKYPERQVWLKLTDEAYPRLSIVRDLAPTDSAYLGPFRSKQAAELAAAGFHDAVPLRQCTHRLSRRTTMPACALAELGRCPAPCEHRITPEEYDQRAAVPFRTATRDDPQVVVDALLARIEVLSGARRYEEAAVVRGRLAAVLRAAVRMQRLAALTGIAELAAARPAARGGWELALVRHGRLAGAGVSPPGVHPRPTINAIRATAETVLPGHGPVPAATAEETERILSWLERPETRLVETSAGWASPIAGAGRFRDLLTKAENGASHQLSTERS, encoded by the coding sequence GTGACGCGAGCGGAGTACGTCCAGGAGGCGCTGGCCGGCCTGGACCGGGCGGCGGGCACGGGGGTCGACCCCGCGCTGCCGCTCTACGCGACCACCTTCGTGGTGGTCGACCTGGAGACCACCGGCGGCGCGCCGGACGGCGGCGGGATCACCGAGATCGGCGCCGTGAAGGTGCGCGGCGGCGAGGAGCTGGGCGTGCTCGCCACCCTGGTCAACCCGGGGGTGCCGATCCCGCCGTTCATCACCGTGCTGACCGGCATCACCCAGGCCATGCTGCTCCCCGCCCCGCCGATCGAGCAGGTGCTGCCGAGCTTCCTGGAGTTCATCACCGACGCCGTGCTGGTGGCGCACAACGCCCCCTACGACGTGGGCTTCCTCAAGGCCGCGTGTGCCCGGCACGGCTACCCCTGGCCCAACCCGCGCGTGCTGGACACCGCCGCGCTGGCCCGCCGGGTGCTCACCCGCGACGAGGTGCCCAACCGCAAGCTGGGCACCCTGGCGGCCTACTTCCGCACCGCCACCCAGCCGACCCACCGGGCGCTCGACGACGCCAAGGCGACCGTCGACGTGCTGCACGGGCTGATCGGCCGGCTCGGCGGGCACCGGGTCGACACCGTCGGCGAGGCCATCGAGTTCGCCCGGGCGGTCACCCCCACCCAGCGCCGCAAGCGGCACCTCGCCGAGGGGCTGCCGAAGGTGCCCGGCGTCTACATCTTCCGGGCCGCCGACGACCGGCCGCTCTACGTCGGCACCTCCGGCGACATCGCCACCCGGGTGCGCAGCTACTTCACCGCCGGCGAGAAGCGGGCCCGGATCTCGGAGATGCTGGCCGCAGCCGAGCGGGTGGAGGCCGTCGAGTGCGCCCACTCCCTGGAGGCCGAGGTGCGCGAGCTGCGGCTGATCGCCGCGCACGCGCCGCCGTACAACCGGCGGTCGAAGTATCCCGAGCGCCAGGTCTGGCTGAAGCTGACCGACGAGGCGTACCCGCGGTTGTCGATCGTGCGCGACCTGGCCCCCACCGACTCGGCCTACCTGGGCCCCTTCCGCTCCAAGCAGGCCGCCGAGCTGGCCGCCGCCGGGTTCCACGACGCGGTGCCGCTGCGGCAGTGCACGCACCGGCTGTCCCGGCGCACCACCATGCCGGCCTGCGCGCTGGCCGAGCTGGGTCGCTGCCCGGCGCCCTGCGAGCACCGGATCACCCCGGAGGAGTACGACCAGCGCGCCGCCGTCCCGTTCCGCACCGCCACCCGGGACGACCCGCAGGTGGTGGTGGACGCCCTGCTGGCCCGGATCGAGGTGCTCTCCGGCGCCCGGCGCTATGAGGAGGCCGCGGTGGTCCGCGGCCGGCTCGCCGCGGTGCTGCGCGCGGCGGTCCGGATGCAGCGGCTGGCCGCGCTGACCGGCATCGCCGAGCTGGCCGCCGCCCGCCCGGCCGCCCGGGGCGGCTGGGAGCTGGCCCTGGTCCGGCACGGCCGGCTGGCCGGGGCCGGGGTGTCCCCGCCGGGTGTCCACCCGCGACCGACGATCAACGCGATCCGGGCCACCGCCGAGACGGTCCTGCCCGGGCACGGTCCGGTGCCGGCCGCCACCGCCGAGGAGACCGAGCGGATCCTGTCCTGGTTGGAGCGACCGGAGACCCGGCTCGTGGAGACCTCGGCCGGGTGGGCCTCGCCAATCGCCGGCGCGGGCCGGTTCCGGGACCTGTTGACCAAGGCGGAGAACGGCGCGTCCCACCAACTCTCGACCGAACGCTCATGA
- a CDS encoding NYN domain-containing protein has product MPLTEPHDDHSSAEEPVVGAHDAGESPSAPLEPEPTLPEPVRQRIVALTAAVLPGLAADEVPVPLRRVAKFAPNRRARLGAPAIAAQLTADPLFRQRVTARVLTDAGDLGAAVVEGTAPAAADPVEVAALAYLARPRGWRELIEASGAAVRAEADSAVVAELVREAEQRATRAEHDRAVARVEAEKLRDELARVREELGQLREEARQLTRTLRETQARERKATEMLATERGRAARAAADADAELRRARARLAEAEAAAGVARVSAKEARSVDEAKLWLLLETIGQAAVGLRRELALDPVEKLPADFVADAFADQSAATPAGAAARARDTDDPARLDQLLALPKAHLVVDGYNVTKRGFGEMSLEQQRKRLISGLGGIAAQTGDEVTVVFDGAERIHGLPPTPRGVRVLFSRKGETADELIRRLVRAEPAGRPVVVVSSDREVADGVRRHGAYPLGADSLLRRLARS; this is encoded by the coding sequence ATGCCCCTCACCGAGCCGCACGACGACCACTCCTCCGCGGAGGAGCCGGTGGTCGGCGCGCACGACGCCGGTGAGAGCCCCTCGGCCCCGCTGGAGCCGGAGCCGACCCTGCCCGAGCCGGTCCGGCAGCGGATCGTGGCGCTCACCGCCGCGGTGCTGCCCGGCCTGGCCGCCGACGAGGTGCCGGTGCCGCTGCGCCGGGTGGCGAAGTTCGCCCCCAACCGGCGCGCCCGGCTCGGCGCTCCGGCCATCGCCGCCCAGCTCACCGCCGACCCGCTGTTCCGGCAGCGGGTCACCGCCCGGGTGCTCACCGACGCCGGCGACCTCGGCGCGGCAGTGGTGGAGGGCACCGCCCCGGCCGCGGCCGACCCGGTCGAGGTGGCCGCCCTGGCCTACCTGGCCCGGCCCCGCGGCTGGCGGGAGCTGATCGAGGCCAGCGGCGCCGCGGTGCGCGCCGAGGCGGACAGCGCGGTGGTGGCCGAGCTGGTCCGTGAGGCCGAGCAGCGGGCCACCCGCGCCGAGCACGACCGGGCGGTGGCCCGGGTAGAGGCGGAGAAGCTCCGCGACGAGCTGGCCCGGGTCCGCGAGGAGCTGGGTCAGCTCCGCGAGGAGGCGCGCCAGCTCACCCGTACCCTCCGGGAGACCCAGGCCCGGGAGCGCAAGGCCACCGAGATGCTGGCCACCGAGCGGGGCCGGGCGGCCCGCGCGGCGGCCGACGCGGACGCGGAGCTGCGCCGCGCCCGGGCCCGGCTGGCCGAGGCGGAGGCCGCGGCGGGGGTGGCCCGGGTCAGCGCCAAGGAGGCCCGCTCGGTCGACGAGGCGAAGCTCTGGCTGCTGCTGGAGACGATCGGCCAGGCGGCCGTCGGGCTCCGCCGCGAGCTGGCCCTGGACCCGGTGGAGAAGCTGCCCGCCGACTTCGTGGCCGACGCGTTCGCCGACCAGTCGGCGGCCACCCCGGCCGGTGCCGCGGCCCGGGCGCGGGACACCGACGACCCGGCCCGGCTCGACCAGCTGCTCGCCCTGCCCAAGGCGCACCTGGTGGTGGACGGTTACAACGTCACCAAGCGGGGCTTCGGCGAGATGTCGCTGGAGCAGCAGCGCAAGCGGTTGATCAGCGGGCTGGGCGGGATCGCCGCGCAGACCGGCGACGAGGTCACCGTCGTCTTCGACGGCGCCGAGCGCATCCACGGGCTGCCGCCCACCCCGCGCGGGGTGCGGGTGCTCTTCTCCCGCAAGGGGGAGACGGCGGACGAGCTGATCCGCCGGCTGGTCCGCGCCGAGCCGGCCGGCCGGCCGGTGGTGGTGGTCTCCTCCGACCGCGAGGTCGCCGACGGGGTGCGCCGGCACGGCGCCTACCCGCTCGGGGCCGACTCGCTGCTGCGGCGGCTCGCCCGGTCCTGA
- a CDS encoding M48 family metallopeptidase, which yields MTPRGWAVLTLAGLAVALLVAAALLVPWSRPPAPRADQLAALRALPVDQVARGRAFHGALRPAGWSALAVGLVVALLLGLTPLGGRLVELAGRPFGGHWAAQAVLGGLAVMFLADLLTLPFAAWRQTVLNRYGLSTQGWGGWAVDLLKSYAVSAVIGALVLLGFYTVVRLSPRWWWAFGAAGAAALVVLLSFVLPVLVEPVFNRFTPMEPGPLRTELTSLAARDGVPVRDVLVADASRRTRAVNAYVSGLGPTRRVVVYDTLLREADPAEVTSVVAHELGHAKDRDVWTGTLTGALGAAAAVVALYLIGSWTPLLRLAGVDSIAQPRAFPLLIALVTVAGLVATPVQALVSRRVEARADAHALALTGDPVTFEAMQRRLAGVNLADPDPPRWEYLWSASHPSTVERMAAARAYARESGG from the coding sequence GTGACCCCGCGCGGCTGGGCGGTGCTGACCCTGGCCGGACTGGCCGTGGCGCTGCTCGTCGCCGCGGCCCTGCTCGTGCCGTGGAGCCGGCCACCGGCGCCCCGCGCCGACCAGCTCGCGGCGCTGCGCGCGCTCCCCGTCGACCAGGTGGCCCGGGGCCGGGCCTTCCACGGCGCGCTGCGCCCGGCCGGCTGGTCGGCGCTCGCCGTCGGCCTGGTGGTGGCCCTGCTGCTCGGGCTCACCCCGCTCGGCGGGCGCCTGGTCGAGCTGGCCGGCCGGCCCTTCGGCGGCCACTGGGCGGCCCAGGCGGTGCTCGGCGGGCTGGCCGTGATGTTCCTCGCCGACCTGCTCACCCTGCCCTTCGCCGCCTGGCGGCAGACCGTGCTGAACCGCTACGGGCTGAGCACCCAGGGCTGGGGCGGCTGGGCTGTCGACCTGCTCAAGTCGTACGCGGTCAGCGCGGTCATCGGCGCGCTCGTCCTGCTCGGGTTCTACACGGTGGTCCGGCTCTCGCCGCGCTGGTGGTGGGCGTTCGGCGCGGCCGGCGCCGCCGCCCTCGTGGTGCTGCTGTCGTTCGTGCTGCCGGTGCTTGTCGAGCCGGTGTTCAACCGGTTCACCCCCATGGAGCCCGGCCCGCTGCGCACCGAGCTGACCAGCCTGGCCGCCCGTGACGGCGTGCCGGTACGCGACGTGCTGGTCGCCGACGCCTCGCGGCGGACCCGGGCGGTCAACGCGTACGTCTCCGGGTTGGGGCCGACCCGGCGGGTGGTCGTCTACGACACCCTGCTGCGCGAGGCCGACCCGGCGGAGGTGACGAGCGTGGTCGCCCACGAGCTGGGGCACGCCAAGGACCGGGACGTCTGGACGGGCACGCTCACCGGGGCGCTGGGCGCCGCCGCCGCGGTGGTGGCGCTCTACCTGATCGGCTCCTGGACGCCGCTGCTGCGGCTGGCCGGCGTCGACTCGATCGCCCAGCCCCGGGCGTTCCCGCTGCTGATCGCGCTGGTCACGGTCGCGGGCCTGGTGGCCACGCCGGTGCAGGCGCTGGTCTCCCGGCGGGTGGAGGCCCGCGCCGACGCGCACGCGCTGGCGCTCACCGGCGACCCGGTCACCTTCGAGGCGATGCAGCGCCGGCTGGCCGGGGTCAACCTGGCCGACCCCGACCCGCCGCGCTGGGAGTACCTCTGGTCGGCGTCCCACCCGTCCACCGTGGAGCGGATGGCCGCCGCCCGCGCCTACGCCAGGGAGTCCGGCGGATGA